One window of the Pseudomonas sp. S04 genome contains the following:
- a CDS encoding nucleoside hydrolase, with protein sequence MHRYAQQIHHVLRSLLLLSLLTAIASHAAPRIDLIIDTDPGADDVVALLFALASPEELNIRALTTVAGNVRLDKTSRNARLAREWAGREEVPVYAGAPKPLLRTPIYAEDIHGKEGLSGVAVHEPKAGLTEGHAVNYLIDTLRAAKPHSITIAMLGPQTNLALALIQAPDITQGIKEVVVMGGAHFNGGNITPVAEFNLFADPQAAEVVQKSGVKLTYLPLDVTHKILTSEARLRQIAALNNKASKLVGDILNEYVKGDMEHYGMTGGPVHDATVIAYLLKPELFSGRAVNVVVDSREGPTFGQTIVDWYDGLKAPKNAFWVESGDAQGFFDLLTERLARLK encoded by the coding sequence ATGCACCGCTATGCTCAACAGATTCATCATGTGCTCAGGAGCCTGCTGCTTTTGTCCCTGCTTACCGCTATAGCTTCTCACGCGGCACCCCGGATTGACCTGATCATCGACACCGACCCGGGTGCCGACGATGTGGTGGCGCTGCTGTTTGCCCTGGCATCGCCCGAGGAGCTGAACATTCGCGCCCTGACCACCGTTGCCGGTAACGTGCGCCTGGACAAGACCTCGCGCAACGCGCGGCTGGCCCGGGAGTGGGCAGGGCGCGAAGAGGTGCCGGTGTATGCCGGCGCGCCGAAGCCGCTGCTGCGCACGCCGATCTATGCCGAGGACATTCATGGCAAGGAAGGCTTGTCGGGGGTGGCGGTGCATGAGCCCAAGGCCGGGCTGACCGAAGGCCATGCGGTCAACTACCTGATCGACACCCTGCGTGCCGCCAAGCCCCACAGCATTACCATCGCCATGCTGGGGCCGCAGACCAACCTGGCACTGGCACTGATCCAGGCTCCGGACATCACGCAGGGCATCAAGGAAGTGGTGGTGATGGGGGGTGCCCACTTCAATGGCGGCAACATCACCCCGGTGGCCGAGTTCAACCTGTTCGCCGACCCGCAGGCGGCCGAGGTGGTGCAAAAGAGCGGCGTGAAGCTGACCTACCTGCCGCTGGACGTGACCCACAAGATCCTCACCAGCGAGGCGCGCCTGCGGCAGATTGCCGCGCTGAACAATAAGGCCAGCAAGCTGGTGGGCGATATTCTCAATGAATACGTCAAGGGCGACATGGAGCATTACGGCATGACAGGCGGCCCGGTGCATGACGCTACCGTGATCGCCTACCTGCTCAAGCCTGAGCTGTTCAGTGGGCGCGCCGTGAATGTCGTGGTCGACAGCCGCGAAGGCCCGACCTTCGGCCAGACCATCGTCGACTGGTATGACGGCCTCAAGGCGCCAAAAAATGCCTTCTGGGTGGAAAGCGGCGATGCCCAGGGCTTCTTCGACCTGCTGACCGAGCGCCTGGCGCGCCTGAAATAA
- the rbsD gene encoding D-ribose pyranase — protein MKKTPLLNVALSRLIASLGHGDMLVIGDAGLPVPPGVELIDLALTQGIPDFVSTLKVVLSEMQVESHVLAEEILLKQPLALPVLEALTAEGAIGERRLLSHEEFKQLSRRARAIVRTGECQPYSNIVLVAGVTF, from the coding sequence ATGAAAAAGACCCCACTGCTCAACGTCGCCCTGTCGCGGCTGATCGCCTCGCTGGGACATGGCGACATGCTGGTGATCGGCGATGCCGGTCTGCCGGTGCCGCCCGGTGTCGAATTGATCGACCTGGCCCTGACCCAGGGCATTCCTGATTTTGTCAGCACCTTGAAGGTGGTGCTCAGCGAGATGCAGGTCGAAAGCCACGTGCTGGCCGAAGAAATCCTGCTCAAGCAGCCGCTGGCACTGCCGGTGCTCGAGGCGTTGACGGCCGAGGGAGCGATCGGCGAGCGGCGCTTGCTCAGTCACGAAGAATTCAAGCAACTCAGCCGCCGGGCACGGGCGATTGTGCGCACCGGCGAATGCCAGCCGTACAGCAACATCGTGCTGGTGGCCGGGGTGACGTTCTGA
- a CDS encoding sugar ABC transporter substrate-binding protein yields the protein MKLPFAGRLLAVAMLAAAATAVPLSSAFADTPEKPKVALVMKSLANEFFLTMEDGAKAYQKQHPGDFDLVSNGIKDETDTANQIRIVEQMIVSKVNALVIAPADSKAMVPVIKKAVDAGITVINIDNQLDPDVLKSKNISVPFVGPDNRKGARLVGEYLAKQLKAGDEVGIIEGVSTTTNAQARTAGFKDAMEAAQIKVVSLQSGDWEINKGNQVASSMLSEYPQIKALLAGNDSMAVGAVSAVRAAGKAGKVQVVGYDNINAIKPMLKDGRVLATADQFAAKQAVFGIETALKILKGEKVDSGPQGVIETPVELVTQ from the coding sequence ATGAAGCTGCCATTCGCTGGACGTCTTCTTGCTGTCGCTATGCTGGCTGCCGCCGCCACCGCTGTGCCCCTCTCTTCGGCTTTCGCCGACACCCCTGAAAAACCCAAGGTCGCCCTGGTCATGAAATCCCTGGCCAACGAGTTCTTCCTGACCATGGAAGATGGTGCCAAGGCCTACCAGAAACAACACCCTGGCGATTTTGATCTGGTCTCCAACGGAATCAAGGACGAAACCGACACCGCTAACCAGATTCGTATTGTCGAGCAGATGATCGTTTCCAAGGTCAATGCGCTGGTGATTGCGCCCGCCGACTCCAAGGCGATGGTGCCGGTGATCAAGAAGGCCGTCGACGCCGGTATCACCGTGATCAACATTGATAACCAGCTCGACCCGGATGTGCTCAAGAGCAAGAACATCAGCGTGCCTTTTGTCGGTCCGGACAACCGCAAGGGCGCACGCCTGGTTGGGGAATACCTGGCCAAGCAACTCAAGGCCGGTGACGAAGTCGGCATCATCGAAGGGGTTTCCACCACCACCAACGCCCAGGCACGGACCGCGGGCTTCAAGGATGCGATGGAGGCGGCGCAGATCAAGGTGGTGTCTCTGCAATCCGGTGATTGGGAGATCAACAAGGGCAATCAGGTTGCCTCCTCGATGCTCAGCGAATACCCACAGATCAAGGCCCTGCTGGCCGGTAACGACAGCATGGCGGTAGGCGCCGTTTCCGCAGTGCGAGCAGCCGGCAAGGCGGGCAAGGTGCAAGTGGTGGGTTATGACAACATCAATGCCATCAAACCGATGCTCAAGGACGGTCGTGTCCTGGCCACCGCCGACCAGTTCGCAGCGAAACAGGCGGTGTTTGGCATCGAAACCGCGCTGAAGATCCTCAAGGGCGAAAAGGTCGACAGTGGCCCACAAGGCGTGATCGAAACGCCGGTTGAACTGGTCACCCAATAA
- a CDS encoding asparaginase, which yields MKSAFNTLVPGALALLLLLPTALQAKEVANQQKLANVVILATGGTIAGAGASAANSATYQAAKVGIEQLIAGVPELSQVANVRGEQVMQIASESITNENLLQLGRRVAELADSKDVDGIVITHGTDTLEETAYFLNLVEKTDKPIVVVGSMRPGTAMSADGMLNLYNAVAVAGSKDARGKGVLVTMNDEIQSGRDVSKMVNIKTEAFKSPWGPLGMVVEGKSYWFRLPAKRHTMDSEFDIKTIKSLPDVEIAYSYGNVSDTAYKALAQSGAKAIIHAGTGNGSVSSRVVPSLQALRKDGVQIIRSSHVNAGGFVLRNAEQPDDKYDWVVAHDLNPQKARILAMVALTKTSDSKELQRMFWEY from the coding sequence ATGAAATCTGCCTTCAACACCCTTGTTCCGGGCGCCTTGGCCCTCCTGCTGCTTCTGCCGACAGCCCTGCAGGCAAAAGAAGTCGCCAACCAGCAAAAACTGGCGAATGTGGTGATCCTCGCTACCGGCGGCACCATTGCCGGCGCTGGCGCCAGTGCCGCCAACAGCGCGACCTACCAGGCCGCCAAAGTCGGGATCGAGCAACTGATCGCCGGCGTACCCGAGCTGAGCCAAGTGGCCAATGTTCGTGGTGAGCAAGTGATGCAAATCGCCTCCGAGAGCATCACCAATGAAAACCTGCTGCAACTGGGCCGCCGCGTGGCCGAGCTGGCTGACAGCAAGGACGTCGACGGCATCGTCATCACCCACGGCACCGACACCCTGGAAGAAACCGCCTACTTCCTCAACCTGGTGGAAAAAACCGACAAGCCAATCGTCGTGGTCGGCTCGATGCGCCCAGGCACTGCCATGTCGGCAGACGGCATGCTCAACCTGTACAACGCCGTCGCGGTAGCCGGCAGCAAGGACGCACGCGGCAAGGGCGTGCTGGTGACCATGAACGACGAGATCCAGTCGGGTCGTGATGTCAGCAAAATGGTCAACATCAAGACTGAAGCGTTCAAGAGCCCATGGGGCCCGCTGGGCATGGTCGTCGAAGGCAAATCCTACTGGTTCCGCCTGCCGGCCAAGCGCCACACCATGGATTCGGAATTCGATATCAAGACCATCAAGAGCCTGCCTGACGTAGAGATCGCCTACTCCTACGGCAACGTCAGCGACACCGCGTACAAGGCCCTGGCTCAATCCGGCGCCAAGGCGATCATCCACGCCGGCACCGGCAATGGCTCGGTATCTTCGCGCGTCGTGCCGTCCCTGCAAGCCCTGCGCAAGGATGGCGTGCAGATCATTCGTTCTTCCCACGTCAATGCCGGCGGTTTTGTCCTGCGCAACGCAGAGCAGCCAGACGACAAATACGACTGGGTCGTGGCGCATGACCTGAACCCGCAAAAAGCCCGGATCCTGGCCATGGTTGCCCTGACCAAGACATCCGACAGCAAAGAGCTGCAACGGATGTTCTGGGAATACTGA
- a CDS encoding LacI family DNA-binding transcriptional regulator, whose product MATIKDVAALAGISYTTVSHVLNKTRPVSEEVRLKVEAAIQRLDYVPSAVARSLKAKTTATIGLLVPNSLNPYFAELARGIEDYCERNGYCVILCNSDDNPDKQRSYLRVLLEKRIDGLIVASAGGDSGLAQGLAGVRTPMVIVDRGLEGLDADLVRIDHEYGAYLATQHLLQLGHRDIASIGGPAHTSVAQMRLAGFCRALKEAGVQVPTERMLESDFTSTGGYNAAATLLASNPPTAIFAGNDMMGIGVLRAAAERNIRVPSELSVIGFDDIQMSRYVYPALTTVGQSILQLGEMAAQVLLRRIAAPQLATDQQIVTPSIVLRESTAPLSGVFDSLR is encoded by the coding sequence ATGGCAACGATCAAGGATGTAGCGGCGCTCGCGGGGATTTCCTACACCACGGTGTCGCATGTACTGAACAAGACCCGTCCGGTGAGCGAGGAGGTCAGGCTGAAAGTCGAGGCGGCGATCCAGCGCCTGGACTACGTGCCCAGCGCCGTGGCTCGCTCGCTTAAGGCCAAGACCACCGCGACCATCGGCCTGTTGGTGCCCAACAGCCTCAACCCGTACTTCGCGGAATTGGCCCGGGGCATCGAGGACTACTGCGAGCGTAATGGCTACTGCGTGATTCTGTGCAATTCCGACGATAACCCGGACAAGCAGCGCAGCTACCTGCGGGTGCTTCTGGAAAAGCGCATCGACGGCCTGATCGTCGCCTCCGCCGGTGGTGACAGCGGGCTGGCCCAGGGCCTGGCGGGCGTGCGTACGCCGATGGTAATTGTCGACCGCGGGTTGGAAGGGCTGGATGCGGACCTGGTGCGCATCGATCACGAGTACGGAGCCTACCTGGCAACCCAGCACCTGCTGCAATTGGGCCATCGTGACATCGCCAGCATCGGCGGTCCGGCGCACACCAGCGTGGCCCAGATGCGCCTGGCCGGTTTCTGCCGGGCGCTGAAAGAGGCGGGGGTGCAGGTGCCGACCGAGCGCATGCTCGAAAGCGACTTCACCAGCACCGGCGGTTACAACGCGGCGGCTACGTTGCTGGCGAGCAACCCCCCGACGGCGATATTCGCCGGCAACGACATGATGGGCATCGGCGTGCTGCGCGCGGCTGCTGAACGCAACATCCGGGTGCCGAGCGAGCTGTCGGTGATCGGTTTTGACGACATTCAAATGAGCCGCTACGTCTACCCGGCGCTGACCACGGTCGGCCAGTCGATCCTGCAACTGGGAGAAATGGCGGCGCAAGTGCTGTTGCGCCGGATCGCGGCCCCCCAATTGGCGACCGATCAGCAGATCGTGACGCCCAGCATTGTCCTGCGAGAGTCGACTGCGCCGTTGTCCGGCGTCTTCGACTCTTTGCGCTGA
- a CDS encoding ABC transporter permease: MKTAVSAGKRSGNFYGLGTYLGLAGALLAMIALFSALSSHFLSYDTFSTLANQIPDLMVLAVGMTFVLIIGGIDLSVGSVLALAASTVSVAILGWGWSVLPAALLGMAAAALAGTITGSITVAWRIPSFIVSLGVLEMARGVAYQMTGSRTAYIGDAFAWLSNPIAFGISPSFIIALLIIFIAQAVLTRTVFGRYLIGIGTNEEAVRLAGINPKPYKILVFSLMGLLAGVAALFQISRLEAADPNAGSGLELQVIAAVVIGGTSLMGGRGSVISTFFGVLIISVLAAGLAQIGATEPTKRIITGAVIVIAVVLDTYRSQRARRRS; the protein is encoded by the coding sequence ATGAAAACTGCAGTGTCCGCTGGCAAACGTAGTGGCAACTTTTACGGCCTGGGTACCTATCTGGGCCTGGCAGGTGCCTTGCTGGCGATGATTGCGCTGTTCTCGGCATTGAGCAGTCATTTCCTGTCGTACGACACCTTCAGCACCCTGGCCAACCAGATTCCCGACTTGATGGTGTTGGCGGTCGGCATGACGTTCGTGCTGATCATCGGCGGGATCGACCTGTCGGTGGGCTCGGTGCTGGCCCTGGCGGCATCCACGGTCAGCGTGGCGATCCTCGGCTGGGGCTGGAGTGTCCTGCCGGCAGCGCTGCTGGGCATGGCCGCTGCGGCACTGGCCGGGACCATTACCGGCTCGATCACCGTGGCCTGGCGCATTCCCTCGTTCATCGTGTCGCTGGGGGTGCTGGAAATGGCCCGCGGCGTGGCCTACCAGATGACCGGCTCGCGTACTGCCTACATCGGCGATGCCTTCGCCTGGCTGTCCAATCCAATAGCCTTTGGTATCTCGCCGTCGTTCATCATCGCCCTGCTGATCATCTTCATCGCCCAGGCGGTGCTGACACGTACCGTGTTTGGGCGCTACCTGATTGGCATCGGCACCAACGAAGAGGCGGTGCGCCTGGCGGGGATCAATCCCAAGCCGTACAAGATTCTGGTGTTCAGCCTGATGGGGTTGCTGGCTGGAGTCGCGGCGCTGTTCCAGATCTCGCGCCTGGAGGCGGCTGACCCGAATGCCGGTTCCGGCCTGGAGCTGCAAGTCATCGCGGCCGTGGTGATCGGCGGGACCAGCCTGATGGGCGGGCGCGGTTCGGTGATCAGTACCTTCTTCGGCGTGCTGATCATTTCCGTACTGGCAGCAGGGCTCGCGCAGATTGGCGCCACTGAACCGACCAAGCGCATCATTACCGGTGCCGTGATCGTGATCGCGGTGGTGCTCGACACCTATCGCAGCCAACGCGCCCGGCGCCGGAGCTAA
- a CDS encoding endonuclease — MMVRCFALLLLLVAASAHAQAPRTFNEAKKIAWTLYAPQSTEFYCGCKYTGNRVDLAACGYVPRKNANRAARIEWEHIVPAWQIGHLRQCWQEGGRQNCTRHDPTYQRAEADLHNLVPSIGEVNGDRSNFSFGWLPVKSGQYGSCLTQVDFKAKKVMPRPSIRGMIARTYFYMSKQYGLRLSKQDRQLYEAWNKTYPVQVWERQRNQKVACVMGRANEFVGPVDMKLCS, encoded by the coding sequence ATGATGGTTCGTTGTTTTGCTTTGCTGCTACTCCTGGTGGCGGCCAGCGCACACGCGCAGGCGCCACGTACGTTTAACGAAGCGAAAAAGATCGCCTGGACGCTCTACGCGCCGCAGTCCACCGAGTTCTACTGCGGCTGTAAGTACACCGGCAATCGGGTCGACCTCGCGGCCTGTGGCTACGTGCCACGGAAAAACGCCAACCGCGCGGCACGTATTGAATGGGAACACATAGTGCCGGCCTGGCAGATCGGCCATCTGCGTCAGTGCTGGCAGGAAGGTGGGCGGCAGAACTGTACCCGCCATGATCCGACCTACCAGCGCGCCGAGGCCGACTTGCACAACCTGGTGCCCAGCATCGGCGAGGTCAACGGCGACCGCAGCAATTTCAGTTTCGGCTGGCTGCCGGTAAAAAGCGGGCAATATGGTTCGTGCCTGACCCAGGTCGACTTCAAGGCCAAGAAGGTCATGCCGCGCCCCTCCATCCGCGGCATGATCGCCCGCACCTACTTCTACATGAGCAAGCAGTACGGCTTGCGCCTGTCCAAGCAGGATCGACAATTGTACGAGGCCTGGAACAAGACCTACCCGGTGCAAGTCTGGGAGCGCCAGCGTAACCAGAAGGTGGCTTGCGTCATGGGTCGCGCCAACGAGTTTGTCGGCCCGGTAGACATGAAGCTCTGCAGTTAA
- a CDS encoding DUF1654 domain-containing protein, whose amino-acid sequence MHVQLNKDYPVATSQANSNPPGSYERMGLRIQKIINSPNAQKAKAALIFRLPDEPVDEWERLLEEIAENDNVTLAHRDDGGVQIFWVVPKED is encoded by the coding sequence ATGCACGTACAGCTTAATAAGGACTATCCCGTGGCCACTTCCCAAGCAAACAGCAACCCACCTGGTTCTTACGAACGCATGGGTCTACGCATTCAAAAAATCATCAATTCGCCGAACGCACAAAAAGCCAAGGCTGCACTGATCTTCCGTCTCCCCGATGAGCCGGTTGATGAGTGGGAACGCCTGCTTGAGGAAATCGCCGAGAACGACAACGTCACCCTCGCCCACCGCGACGACGGTGGCGTGCAGATTTTCTGGGTAGTGCCGAAGGAAGATTGA
- the rbsK gene encoding ribokinase yields MPAKVVVVGSLNMDLVTRAPRLPRGGETLIGQSFATVSGGKGANQAVAAARLGAQVAMVGCVGSDAYGRELSEALLAEQIDCQALSTVEGSSGVALIVVDDLSQNAIVIVAGANSALTPPVVDQFDAVLQAADVLICQLEVPYDTVGHVLRRGRELGKTVILNPAPASGALPAEWYASIDYLIPNESEAAALSGLPVDSLQTAKAAATQLIAMGAGKVIITLGAEGSLFANGQGFQHFPAPRVKALDTTAAGDTFVGGFAAALASGKSEAEAIGFGQVAAALSVTRAGAQPSIPRLSDVQGFVAP; encoded by the coding sequence ATGCCAGCGAAAGTAGTGGTTGTAGGTAGTTTGAACATGGACCTGGTGACCCGTGCGCCGCGCTTGCCCCGTGGCGGCGAAACCTTGATCGGGCAGTCGTTCGCCACGGTCTCGGGCGGCAAGGGCGCCAACCAGGCGGTGGCCGCGGCACGCCTGGGCGCGCAGGTGGCGATGGTCGGCTGTGTTGGCAGCGATGCCTATGGCAGGGAGCTGAGCGAGGCTTTGCTGGCCGAGCAGATTGATTGCCAGGCGCTCAGCACTGTCGAGGGTAGCAGTGGCGTGGCGCTGATTGTGGTCGACGACCTCAGTCAGAACGCAATCGTGATAGTAGCCGGTGCCAATAGCGCGTTGACGCCGCCCGTGGTCGATCAGTTTGACGCGGTCCTGCAGGCGGCCGATGTGCTGATCTGTCAGCTGGAAGTGCCGTATGACACGGTGGGGCACGTGCTGCGCCGTGGTCGTGAACTGGGCAAGACGGTGATCCTCAATCCGGCACCTGCCAGCGGTGCGCTGCCGGCGGAGTGGTACGCGAGCATCGACTACCTGATTCCCAACGAGAGCGAAGCCGCGGCGCTTAGCGGGCTGCCCGTGGATTCTCTGCAGACGGCCAAGGCTGCGGCGACCCAGTTGATCGCCATGGGGGCCGGCAAGGTCATCATCACCCTCGGCGCCGAGGGTTCGTTGTTTGCCAATGGCCAGGGTTTTCAGCACTTCCCGGCACCGCGGGTAAAGGCGCTCGACACCACGGCAGCTGGCGACACGTTTGTTGGTGGTTTTGCCGCGGCATTGGCCAGCGGCAAAAGCGAAGCCGAGGCCATTGGTTTTGGTCAGGTGGCGGCTGCGCTGTCGGTGACCCGTGCCGGCGCGCAACCTTCGATTCCTCGCCTGTCCGACGTTCAAGGATTTGTCGCGCCATGA
- a CDS encoding sugar ABC transporter ATP-binding protein, which produces MSVSASSAVLAVSGIGKTYAHPVLAGIDLTLMRGEVLALTGENGAGKSTLSKIIGGLVTPTTGHMQFQGQEYSPGSRAQAEALGIRMVMQELNLLPTLSVAENLFLDNLPSYGGWISRKRLRSAAIEAMAQVGLDAIDPDTLVGELGIGHQQMVEIARNLIGDCHVLILDEPTAMLTAREVEMLFEQISRLQARGVAIIYISHRLEELARVAQRIAVLRDGQLVCVELMANYNSEQLVNLMVGRELGEHIDLGPRQMGAAALTVNGLSRADKVLDVSFTVRAGEIFGISGLIGAGRTELLRLIFGADAADSGTVALGSPAQVVSIRSPADAVGHGIALITEDRKGEGLLLTQSISANIALGNMPEISRGGIVNPGAETALAQRQIDAMRIRSSSPTQLVGELSGGNQQKVVIGRWLERECTVLMFDEPTRGIDVGAKFDIYALLGDLTRQGKALVVVSSDLRELMLICDRIGVLSAGRLVETFERDSWSQDDLLAAAFAGYQKRDALLNEAAPRDLP; this is translated from the coding sequence ATGTCAGTGAGTGCCTCGAGCGCGGTCCTTGCGGTCAGCGGTATCGGCAAGACGTATGCGCACCCGGTGTTGGCCGGCATTGACCTGACGCTGATGCGCGGCGAAGTGCTGGCGCTGACCGGTGAGAACGGTGCCGGCAAAAGCACGCTGTCGAAGATTATCGGCGGCCTGGTCACCCCGACTACCGGGCATATGCAGTTCCAGGGCCAGGAGTATAGCCCGGGCAGTCGTGCCCAGGCCGAAGCCTTGGGGATCCGCATGGTTATGCAGGAACTCAACCTGCTACCGACCTTGTCGGTGGCGGAAAACCTGTTTCTCGACAACCTGCCCAGCTACGGCGGCTGGATCAGTCGCAAGCGCCTGCGCAGTGCGGCGATCGAGGCCATGGCGCAGGTCGGCCTCGATGCAATCGACCCGGACACGCTGGTGGGGGAGTTGGGCATTGGTCATCAGCAAATGGTCGAAATTGCCCGCAACCTGATCGGCGACTGCCATGTGCTGATTCTCGACGAGCCGACAGCCATGCTGACGGCCCGTGAAGTCGAGATGCTGTTTGAACAGATCAGTCGCCTGCAAGCCCGGGGCGTGGCGATCATTTATATCTCCCATCGGCTCGAAGAGCTGGCACGGGTGGCCCAGCGCATTGCGGTGTTGCGCGACGGCCAACTGGTCTGCGTCGAGCTGATGGCCAACTACAACAGCGAGCAACTGGTCAACCTGATGGTCGGTCGCGAGCTGGGTGAGCACATTGACCTGGGGCCTCGGCAGATGGGTGCCGCGGCGCTCACCGTCAATGGCTTGAGTCGGGCGGACAAGGTGCTGGATGTGTCTTTCACGGTGCGCGCCGGGGAAATCTTCGGGATCTCCGGCTTGATCGGAGCCGGGCGTACCGAGCTGCTGCGCCTGATTTTCGGCGCCGACGCGGCGGACAGCGGTACGGTGGCCCTGGGCTCTCCTGCGCAGGTGGTGAGCATCCGCTCGCCGGCCGATGCGGTGGGCCACGGGATCGCGCTGATCACCGAGGACCGCAAGGGCGAGGGCCTGCTGCTGACGCAGTCGATCAGTGCCAACATCGCCTTGGGCAACATGCCGGAGATTTCCAGGGGCGGGATCGTCAACCCGGGCGCAGAGACCGCGCTGGCGCAACGGCAGATCGATGCCATGCGCATTCGCAGTTCCAGCCCGACCCAACTGGTGGGCGAGCTGTCCGGCGGTAACCAGCAGAAGGTGGTGATCGGCCGCTGGCTCGAGCGCGAGTGTACGGTGTTGATGTTCGATGAGCCGACTCGCGGTATCGACGTCGGGGCCAAGTTTGATATCTACGCCTTGCTCGGCGACCTGACGCGTCAAGGCAAGGCGCTGGTGGTGGTTTCCAGCGACCTGCGAGAACTGATGCTGATTTGTGACCGTATCGGCGTGTTGTCGGCGGGGCGGCTGGTCGAGACCTTCGAGCGCGACAGCTGGAGCCAGGATGATTTGCTTGCCGCCGCTTTTGCCGGCTACCAAAAACGTGATGCGTTGCTCAACGAAGCAGCGCCTAGGGATCTTCCATGA